CAGCAGATATCCCAACGTCACCCGCAGCATGCACAACATATTTTGGTTTCTTCCCTGGTTTTAAGGGAGAACTCGAGCGGAACAACCCATTTTTCTTCCCCCTGGAGATCAGAGCAAGGAGTAACAAATATAAGAGCCAAAACGCAAACAACATACACCATGCTCAGTACATAAGATCCACACTAATATATGATTGACTTGCCTCGGCTTCGGCCCTGGATTATTGTCATTCTCCTGTTTGGCCACAATTCCATCTTTTGCATCAAAGCCATTTgccttttctatttctctttcagGAACTGAAGAGggtaattcattttttcgttctCTTGAAGCTACATATGGATCTGACTCAGTGAGCATTCTTACCGGATGTTCGACAACCTCACTCTCCGCAACGATTCCGGCAGACTTGACCAGATTCCTCCGTCGCCCATCTCTGACTTTCTGAGGTGGATCATGATTATGTGAACTTCTATAAACAGTCTCTATTGTGTGGCTGGACAAATCAGAGCACTCGATCTTTTTGGCAGAACATTCTGAATTAGTGCACCTAAAGTAGCTACGAGAACCTCTAGGACTTTTAACTTGCTTCTGACCATATTTCCTCCAACTGTACCCATCTCCTCTAGATGCCTTCACAGCAGATGTAGTTCCACAATCAGAAGAATTCCGTACCATAGCATGTACGGTACATGAATCTGTAACCTTTGTAGTTGGTGGCAGTTTATGGTCTAGAGGAGTCGAACTGGCAACTGGTGAAATGGACTGAGAAACAGAAACTGTCGACGGTTCTGATGAAATATACGGACAAACAGTACGCTGGTTCCTGGAGTAAGTTTCTGCTACCTCGCCCGCGATGTCAGATCCATGTTCCCCATACGGCTGTTTAGCTCGCTCCTAAAGAAGAGGAAATGAaatcaaagaggaaaaagaagatccAGACTAATTAGACACTTTAACAGCAATTAAATTCTATCATGACTTCAATACAGGCAGCACATGCGAACATACCACATTACCCATCTGACAAAACAAAAGATCAGCCCACAATATTCCTGAGTTGAGATGAACTATCAAGGTCACATTAGATTCTGATTCCTATAATTGGAGGGACAATCTTCTACTTTTTCCTGCCTAAAGGGATGTGATCAACAGAAATGGCCACTAGGAAAAATCTATCTCACAGCAGTTGATCATAAATCTATCTCAAATGAAATGCGAATGTCCGTGATGAGATGCAACAGAAATTCCGCACCTCAAAGTGAAAAGCTCAACGAGCTAAATAGCAGGAAACTCCTACGCCATTCATGCCCACACCCTCATTCTTTTTCCACATACCAAAGTCAAAATCTTCATAAGCATTGACCTTGCTTGGATCAATTTCCCGTTAACATTTCAATCTATCTTAAAACTACATAACAGTGATTGATCTCTATTCACCTTTCAACATATATAATTGGCTGCAATGCTTCTCTAAAGCCAAAACTTCAAAAAGAGCTGTCATGAATTAAGTTGCATCCAAAACTACGCAGCAAAATATGTGTCCTCAAGCCCAAATTTCAATAAACCTAATTAACAACACTAGTCAACTCCTGCAAACTCAGAACTACGTCCTCAAAGTTACACAGCAAGCAGCGCATAAAAGCTCACACATACGTATTTCGTTTAGGATATGAACCATAATTCACCTAATTACAAGCTAAACCTAGACACCAAAGTTATGGAAAGGTCTTCACTTATCACTTAAGAAGAAGATAACTAAACAAACCAACCTCCGTGTATCAACAAAGTGACCCAGACAACAAGCTCGAATGCAGACTGAAAAAATATGAATCAGAAACGGAACCTAGTCAAATTCGACTAAATGTAGATGGTCAAACACTAATTCACACCCCAAAGTTATCTTTAATTCCCATAGAGAGCTAGAATTGGTATCTATACCAGAAGAAAAACAGCAGTCTGAAGTCCTGGAGGGGGAGAAAAAATCACAGCTACCAACTAGAAAGCAGACAACTTTCTAGAAACTAAAACCATTCACAACTTCTCAGCAGACACCTTGAGATTAAGCTGAAACCGACAAATGAAAGGAGCGAGGAAATCGCCAAGAGATATTTACCTCTGGCTCCTCTCTCGACGCAGAATCCGCATGCGAACCTGCCGTATCATCAAAACACAAACCACCGACTCAACCTCACCAGCTACACGAGCCACTGCAGAagcggaaaggaaaaaaaaaaaagccggaaGATCGCGAAAGCCGGAACTCACCCGCGCAACGGCTCGGCGTCTTCAACGGCGAGCCTCCCGCCGGAGCCGAGCCCCGGAGCTCCCCGAGCCGCGAGACCCTGAACTCCTGCAGGTCGCGGAGCCGCTCCTCCTCCGACTCCGACTGCGAGTCCGATTCTTCCGGCTCGTCCTCGGTTAGGAGCGCTCCGGAGCTGTCGCCCCCGTCCTCCTCCATGGACGACTGGTGACTCCCTTGCCGATCAAAAAGTCTGTCGCAAGTAATCACCGCCGAGAAGTTTCTGGGTCAGGCCTGAGGGTTTCGTCTTGGGGGGTCGCGTTGCGAAGCTTCAAAGAGAATAGACCGAGTGGTACTGACAGAGGGTGGAGGGACATTTGTCTTTTTGACCTCTGTTTGACTCAGGTGGTCTCACTAAATATTATcgattaatatttttcttttttcttttttttaattttgggttccggggtcaTGCGAAGCGTGGGGATGGACCCGATTCGCCAGGTGATGGGATCGCAGCCGTTAGTTTGGTTGACTTCTTCTCCCCACCCTCCCTCTCCTTAATTAAACGACAAAAATGGCTGCTTAGTAGCGAGGCGGTTTGACCGTGCCAGTCCACGTGTCAACTACAGCTTGCGACTAATGTAACCGACAGATGTAATTATAATTAACCTAATTACTCTGTTATCGTATGAAAATCGATGTATCGAATAACGGGACGATCCCTTGTTCGGTATACGGTATTATTACTACGATCCACACGCACATTCAAAGTCTACATCTGCCGGATTCCATAGGCTTAATACGTCGAGTAACGTCTAATCTCATATTAGGAAGTTACTTCCTCGTACACGTGGACTATACACACGTGTTATTAATTCAAGTCTTCCCGCTCTATATATAAATTGCAAGTAATACGGATCATTTATTGAAAACTTAGATCGTGCCTTACTTTATTCCCCGAGATCATTGGAAGATGGGGGGTATACATGAAACAAAGTTAATGGCGTGACTTTTCCATACGTGTTGACAAGACTCGACACGATGGTATGATAGGTATTGGCAAATTAAAGTCCGCCGTCAAGAGACCCGTGGTCCCTACTCTCGATTATGCTTCGACTACGGAGAGCGAAAGATATAGAATAGAAACGACATCTATTATGTGAATGATACCAAGGGTATGCGAATATTCTGTACCATATATGTATGGTATATGGAACAAAAACTTGCATTCCACTATTGCTAGAATTTTCTCAAAGGTAAATAGCTGCTTCGGCAAATGCAATAGCTATGTCATCCATACCAGAATAAATGgagttttctttaaaaaaaaaattgctagtgGCCCAAAAGGGGAAGAACCTTTCCCTAGAGCGATTAATCAAGTTTGACAATGCGCTTTCCATGTATTGACATGAATTTGAAATcgccctagtttttttttttggcacatttatagatttttcttttcacgaTGACATGACTTGAGAAGAATAAGTAATTTAAAAGAGACACTAAATCACAAAATGCCAACCTTATCGTATACCTTGAGAtaatacaaattcaaaaaaaagcaaaaaaaatttaaatacatATTGAGCTTGTACTAATTTAGcgataaatcttttaattgagtcgatttaatcttaaacattttcatgttttttcaatataattcatccggctaatttcggccgaaaatcgttgatgtgatgCCCgttgtcttacgtggcatggccggTATTGACTTGGACAAAATCACTCGCTACAAAGTCCCCTTGCCGGATCCAACcaggtcgagcctcaccaaaGCCAAGCGAGTGTTGGCCTCATCAAtttataaggaaaaaagaatgaaaagaaaaggtaaacaTCTTGAAGAATactaaaaatcaataatttttttatcatgtcaACGCCGGTCGTGTCATATAGGACGGTCGGCGTCCACATGAgtgatttcttgccaaaatggaCCAAATGCGCTATACTAGCAAACCGTGATAATGTTTAAGAATAAactgacacaattaaaaggttttaaggctgaattaacataagtgcaatatatttaatacttttttatagtttttctgGAATCCTCAACGTGGCACAAAAGAACCTGCTTGATCTCCTAGGATCAaaggaaccaattttttttttaacatattgagttaataataataataataataataataaatttgtaattttcaatGTGCTTTTGCCCCaactaatagaaaaaaaaaaaaaaaaaactagttaaaaaaaaaaggaggaatcTTCATGAGCCTTCTTGTCTTCCCCAAATAAGAGAAATACAAGGGCAAGCATCAGTTTCTGGCTTCCTTCCGTCTTTTTCGCCCCTTGATGAGGACATGTACTTATTTCGAAACCACCAACAAAAGCCCGATTGTAAGAACAACCGACCAAGAATTTTGCTGCGAAAATGTTTTCCCGCTTACTCGTTCTGACTGAGCATCACTCTTCATCCCGAACGAGTTTTACATGCCAAATCCTGCAGTAAATGGGGAACTCACAGGTCAAAAGGTTCGATCTTGAGTTGCTCCGGAAGGAGATCGAATGGTGCCCCACTCGATCAGCCCACCATCGCCCACCTCCCCCACTGGCTGGGACTGGACCACCCACTCATCCCCAGCCCCGAGCGCATAGTTTGATATCTAAagcgaagaagaaaatattcacAGCATCCTGAATCTGAGATCTACGGGGCTTCAATTGACGAGACTGGTGGATTggcctctcctctctctcgctttcttaCATGGTGAGTGTCTTCTAAACCCTTTTGCTCCCTTCGTCATCTGATTCTTCACCCAGTTCTTAATTTCTCACGTTGTTGATGGGTTTTCTTCTCTCGTGGTTTCTTGGGTTCgctgaaggaggaaaaaaggggggaaaagcttttctttttggtggttCTCTTAGCAATTCTCACTAGTTCTATCATGGAGCTGAAGCATCTGTTTGTTCCGGCGAGAATGATCATTCATTAACGACCGAACGAGATGCTTTCAAAATTTCAGTTTTGTTCCTCTAGCTGAACTGACCAGTAATTTGCAAGAAATTGTGATTGAATTCTGGGGAGAAGCTATTGTTGCTTGTTAGTTGTGACCTTCGAATTAGTGGGAAATGGTTTGATGCCCTGTCTGATTGTGCTGTGATTTGCGGAAGCAATCAATTGGTTGGAGAGACTATGCTAAGTTTATGGAATATTTGATTCTTGCAATCTTGTGGGATTGATGAAAAAGGCTTTTACAAGCATGCCTTTCTGTAGTTCTGGCCAATTTGCTGTTAAAGCTGGGAATGCTTTTGCTCCTCTGTGAATGCTGGATGATTTTTTGCTGTCAAAAAACTTGTAATGTTCATTAAATTGGAGATATCATGTCTTTGTTTCACTCATATTGTTAGACCAAGGAATTATTCGGCTCGCTTGAAAATTtccttggaaaagaaaatttctgaTCCTTTCTCAATCCTCTCTTAGGATGCATGACTTGAATTCTTATCCGTTCCTTTAGGAGTGGTGTTCTTCTCTCATAGTTGGATAAAGTTTGAGTAACTGTCTTCGGTTTTGCAAGTGTGGACAGAAATGTTCAATACCCTTAGCACATGTGAGTTTTATTGATTTCAAGTTTTCTCTGAGCATTGTTTACTCAAGGCACTTTATGTCTATGGTAGGGGACAAGAATGGAAGAGGCGTTACCCAAGAAACCGCCTCCAACTTTCTGGGAGCCAATATTTGCTGCTAGAACCATGGCTTGCAAAGCATATAAAAGCAAACCAATCTCGCATTGGATTCTTTTGCTTCTGAGTGGCGGATTGATGCTCACAGCCTTCCCTGCCTCAAGCCTCCTTGCCCGTGTCTATTACACGAATGGCGGCACAAGCAAATGGATCATCTCGTGGGTGGCCGTCGCTGGATGGCCATTGACTGCGCTAATCTTGTTCCCAACATACTTCATCTGCAAAGTCTCCCCAACCCCTCTAAACTTAAAGCTCGCCCTTTCTTACTTAGTCTTAGGTTTCTTAAGTGCTGCTGACAATCTCATGTATGCCTATGCCTATGCCTACCTGCCTGCTTCGACCTCGTCCCTTCTAGCATCGTCATCTTTGGTGTTTTCTGCACTATTTGGATATTTCTTCGTCAAGAACAAACTAACAATGTCAATGATCAATGGTATTGTCATAATTACAGCTGCCATGGTAATAATCGCTTTGGACTCGAATTCAGACAGATACGGCAATGTCACCAATAGCCAATACATCATGGGTTTTATGTGGAACATCTTGGGATCTGCACTCCACGGGCTCATCTTCGCGCTCTCGGAGCTTGTCTTTATCAAGTATCTAGGAAGAAGATCGTTCCACGTGGTGTTGGAGCAACAGGTCGTGGTTTCTTCTTTCGCTTTCATACTTACAACTATTGGTGTCGCCTTGAATCACGATTTTGAAGGAATGGCGAATGAGGCCAGAAGTTTCAAGGGCGGTAAGAGCTCGTATTACTTAGTTATGATATggggtgccataacttttcagTTGGGAGTGCTTGGAGGTACTGCCATGCTTTTCTTGTCTTCGACCGTCCTCACTGGTGTTTTGAACGCTGTGAGGGTACCTCTTACTGGCATCGCTGCTGTTATATTGTTGAAAGATCCTATGAGTGGATTCAAGATCCTATCGCTTGTTATAACCTTTTGGGGATTTGGATCCTACATATATGGCAGTGCCAATGTGAGTAGTGAAACTTCATGACTTTATCTTGGCTGATTCTCACTTATCACATCATGGTGCAACTTGTGATTCATTGTGTACCGCATAGCGTGAAACAAATGATAAGGAAGGTTATTTACCTGCTTTGCAATCATCTAATTGTTGCAGTAGACTGAGTCATTTTTGTCAATGTTCATGAAAAACTGGCCAGAAGTTACTGTATAATCCAAACTAGGGTACCACCTTCGGTGGACAAAAAGAGAGCCTTTCATCTGCGTTAATTGTACAGTTCGAAGCACCAATTTAGGCATGTCGATCGCGGGTTGAAGACCATATGCAGAAATACGATGTCAATGTAGTGATTTGTACAGTTCGAAGCACCAATTTAGGCATGTCAATTGCGGGTTGAAGACTATGCAGAAATACAATGTCAATGTAGTGATTTATGCATTTATGTTTCGCTGAGTAGATAGAGATTGTTGCTTTCTTTTGCTTGTGTGAGCTTGTCTGCAGACTTTGCTCATTAACAGGTCATAGTGACCAATGGAAGTGATGACTGAGTTTTCCCAAATGAGCAAACACAGTGAAGAAATTTCCCAGATGCATTTAAACTGCTTACACTTCATAAAGTCTTATGGACGACGAAAAGAGGAAAACCACAATGAGATGACTCTTATTGGGACCCTGGAAGATTGCACATTGTGGTCTACGATCAATTTGTAACAAATCAGATACAGGTAATTTAAACGGGATCTGCGAATGATGGATCAGATGCGAACAAAAGAACAGATTAGTAGGCGTTTTTGAAAGCGTTCCGAGGCATTTGAACAAGCACTTCAAGGGCAAGGTCTCGGGGCTCGGGTGACAAAGAATAATTCGTTCTGCTATAAGTCAAGTGCCGCTGTTGCTTCGCACTTGCTCTCTCTACTACATGAGAAGGAAACCCCATCAAACGGGGCATGTCTAATGGCTCATAGGTACAAAAAGCTCAAGAGCATGATCTGAACTTCAGCCTAAAAGCATGAAGCTCACGAAATGAAGAGCACAGTTCCACAGGAATGCAGACAGATAAAACAACACACATTGATTAAGATGATCATATCGTTCTCCCATCAAGAGATAAACCATGTATGAACTATTGATTGTCGCTCGAGCGTGGTAATGCACATCTATGATGCAAGAGTCTGCGATGAGTACGAAGCCAAACTCGGGCCATGTAAGAAAAACAAGGCTCCAAAAACACAGAATTGCAGCACAAGATAGGATAATAGCTAAGCTCGGGAATGCCACAGTGTAACTCTGGAAAGAAATCCTTGATAATAAACAGAGGATATAAGACAAAGTTCAATGTAATCCCCTTTGTTGTGAGCGCAAGGCTGTACAACAGAGGCATGCGCAAGAGGATTACCACCTCTTGCCATTACTATCATCGGATTCATCACTCGTCATCATTACAACCACACTGCTAATAAACCTCTGTTCGTGGATTTTAGGAATGTAAGGAAACTCCTTTAGCAAACATTAACAAGTTCTACTGCCATGACTAGCTAATAAAACAGCAGCGATTTATTCTAGTTCTTAGGACCGATATCTTTGAGAGCGCAGATCTGCTCTTCTCCCATTGCGGACATGACTGACACCACAAGGTCCTTTCCTTCGCCGAACCCATCTTTAATCTGTGAAAGGAAAATGCATGACAAGTTAGATCTAAATTGACAATAAAATAAGCACGTTGGAAAAATAGAGAGACCAGGATAAGAAAACATGCACGTCCTAGAGTGATACCTGGCTAAGCAGATTGTCATCGGTGGGAAGCCTCAGATCGTCCTTCGTGTTTCCATTTTCAGTCAAAAGACTGACCTGAAAGATATTCAGACACAAATCGTTAAAATTCAGTCTAGAAGAGAAGAGCAGAAACTTTCTTGTAATGGTCTTTATACTAATTAAGGTCTACTGGGATTAAGAAATCTTTCTTGGAAGAAGGATGTTTCttcaaattgataaatgcaATTCATCCCATAAAATTTGCTTTGATTACAAGAAGACTGACTCAAATTGTGATACCAATGGTTCTTCATGGTCTATGAGAGAATCGTTTGGACGTCTGATAATCACGCCTCTTAGAAAGATGCTGTAAATGTCAATATGCTTTTTCTCCTTCAAACGGAAAGCCGTCACTTTTTGGAGTATTTAACAGCCAAAATCTTGATCACATAATGGAATAttgatcaaaaaaagaaaaggagaaaagcgttttcctttttcaaataaCCCGTGATCTAGTACTCATGTTTATACTATTATAAGCACCATCTTATGATAACAGTTCACAGGGCCTTGTGAAGCAAATGATCTGGCAATAATGGCAAACAAATCACTCACAAAACCATCTTCAGAGATATCAATCAGCTGGTAGTCAGTGCGATTAACATGGGGCACCTGCAAAATTAATACAGAACACGTTAAGAAAAGAACACCCTCTCTCAAAAACAAGATCATCTGACAGTAGATATGGCCAATAGGTTATTTACATCACAGTTGTGGGATGATGGAACGATATCTTCAAGTTTCTTCCCATTGAAGATATCAATCCCCACGAAGTGGCACTTAGCATGTCCATGTTTGCCAGTTTTCGAGGTAGAAACTTCTACAACCTGCTCCCGCCATTATAAGAAATTTTCTATAAGAGCGAGACCATAATCCAGACAATATCAAATGTGATGCAGTAACCTCTAAATAGAGGAGGGAAGCAGACAGAAATGAACAGCAATAGCTAGCATTTATGGGGCTATCTGTGCAAAGAATTTCCATATGAGCTCGGTTCGGCCACATTTTGCCATTGTATATGTAAGGGAGATGAGAGAAGGAAGACTGGACGGCATATCAAACTGCGTTATTGTCCCACAAGATATGCAGTGGAAGGGAATATAATCCTCAAACTATAATTCCAGAGCTTAATTATCAATCTATTAGCAAGAACTGAACCCTGTTACATGAATTCCCATCTAACCCAAGAACACAGCAGATCACAAGAATTTTGCTCCTGTGGAAATCCTCGACATATTCCGAACTTTTTTGCACGAAAAAGGCGCAAAAAAGTTATCATCTTTAGAATTTCTTACAGTCCCCAAAAGGTGTTGGAGCCTCACACAATTTCCACCGGGAAGCATCCCCCGGCACGTCTCTTACGGGATGACGAAATGAATTCCTTATTATTCTAACAATCAAACAACCAAACAACAATATTTAAGTGAAAATTACTGAATTAAGCCACACGAAGAAACGACATGCCTCGACAATTCTGAGCTTTCACAACATTGCATGGAAGATCGACCGAGTTAAATCGCATACCCAGATAAATTCTCAGTACCCAAAAAATCCCAGAACCagaatatgagagagagagagagagagagagaccttgcaGGGGCGATTCTTGATGACGATGTAGCCATTCTTGCGGATGGTGCCAGCTTGTTGCGGGTACGTCTTTGACGCCCCTGCGTCTGCTTTCGACTCGAAGTGATGTTCCTCGTCCGACATCTTTCtcttctctgtctgtctgtctctctctagaAATTCTCAGTGTGAGGACgacacgaagaagaagaagaagaaggcaggTGGGAGGCCCCtactttttgttcttctaaATCTGGTTACACGCCCGGTTCAATCCTGGCCGTTGGATGCGTTGCCTAAGGTTTGAAGAAggcgaaaagaaaatcaagaatccATGGTTATAACCTTGTTGTATATTTGATTATACAAATGTAAGATTGGTCATGTTGGAGAGTTGGAGTGATTGAGTCCACATCAATTTCTATAGGAATTAGTATTGTTAATGTTTCTttctcaatgttatgaatgatATAATTGAGTCTAAAATCGGTTCTTctcttaggctctgtttgttccACAAAAGATAGATAATTTGGAGAATGCTTTCACAGGAatgatacaaaaaaatatttaataccgaattggcacaattgcaatcgATTTAGTActcttttttgtaattcttccaTCATACATACTTGCATCGCtagtttttttagaaaaatatccatgtctCCTAACATTGAATTCTTTTATTTAGGTACTCTGATTCTTTTCATGTGAAAAGAATATAATATTTTGTAAATAAAACAATGTAAGGGTAGTACACAAATCTTCCCGTGCAAAGCGCCAATTTATGGTCTAGTTGCATATATCAAGATAGGTGCTTCTATAAGCATGCGTGACACGAGTAATTATTTGTATGTATAAACAAAGTCAAAAGCACTTACGCTAAGAGTATAAGAATTTTACCTATTAATTAAGGTAATCAATGTCGAAATTTGGAATTGATTACATTCTCGTGTTTATTCAATGTCCCACATCAAAAGAGAGGGATCCTATTAAGTGATTTGTAAGTAAAATCTACTTCCACATAGTTACTACTTCATGTGATTACACCGAAGTACTTTTGCTGATACTTGATCTACGTAGAATGGATTGGATCATTATTTATGATATCAGATAAGAATACTCCTATATTATAAGTACGATAATGCTCCGACCCATCATACGCGACTCAAGTCTCCGAAGAACATAGAAGTAGAGttgttgccctttttttttttagcaatgcTTCTTATTTATGAACATCTTTAGTGCTGGCTAACTTTTCCAAAATAAGGATTTGTATTTGTCAAAGCATGCATCACCTTTCTTGTACTTGTCAGGATTCTTGAAGATGCCACTTGTCATCCTAgcatttttaacaaattaataagTACAACCCTATCTATGTTCATGATGAGTATGTCCCTTTTGATTCTATGAAAATTATAATGTACTGTCTTGATTTGGACATTTAAATCATATGCAATGTTGACGGTTCACATCTGCCCTTTTTTAGAGACATAAATGGCATGAGTATATGATGCCGACGGCTTTTTCTGCACGAATCATCTAGATCGCATCTTATTCCTTTCATTGCTAGTTGAACCAAGATTGTCGTATTCCTCGTGCCTAAATAAGTCTATTCCAATGGATTCGATCAACCACgacattcaaaaaagaatttgattgACATGCTCTTCAACATCATGGCTAGCTTCttatatgaaaataaatagaatggGAGTTATATTAATGGTTTTATATTAAATACAATTTTGTTAGGACTTGTATTATACGAAAGACTACTAAATTGAATTAAGattttccaccttttttttccATAATATAATTAGGATAATCATCTAGTTATCGACCAAGGgctttttataaaattttatggGGGAAAACTCTGAGTTTGAGATAATCTTTTGGGTTAGACTTTACTTAGATAGAA
This genomic interval from Rhodamnia argentea isolate NSW1041297 chromosome 4, ASM2092103v1, whole genome shotgun sequence contains the following:
- the LOC115752623 gene encoding probable WRKY transcription factor 32 isoform X1, whose amino-acid sequence is MEEDGGDSSGALLTEDEPEESDSQSESEEERLRDLQEFRVSRLGELRGSAPAGGSPLKTPSRCAGSHADSASREEPEERAKQPYGEHGSDIAGEVAETYSRNQRTVCPYISSEPSTVSVSQSISPVASSTPLDHKLPPTTKVTDSCTVHAMVRNSSDCGTTSAVKASRGDGYSWRKYGQKQVKSPRGSRSYFRCTNSECSAKKIECSDLSSHTIETVYRSSHNHDPPQKVRDGRRRNLVKSAGIVAESEVVEHPVRMLTESDPYVASRERKNELPSSVPEREIEKANGFDAKDGIVAKQENDNNPGPKPRGKKNGLFRSSSPLKPGKKPKYVVHAAGDVGISADGYRWRKYGQKMVKGNPYPRNYYRCTSAGCPVRKQVETAIDNASAVTITYKGIHDHDKPVPKKRQGPPRARSIIAATPDSLHSTPIKKSDGLRNHASPMQWSVDSEGELSSQALDLGGEKAIESARTLLSIGFEIKPR
- the LOC115752623 gene encoding probable WRKY transcription factor 32 isoform X2 gives rise to the protein MEEDGGDSSGALLTEDEPEESDSQSESEEERLRDLQEFRVSRLGELRGSAPAGGSPLKTPSRCAGSHADSASREEPEVRAKQPYGEHGSDIAGEVAETYSRNQRTVCPYISSEPSTVSVSQSISPVASSTPLDHKLPPTTKVTDSCTVHAMVRNSSDCGTTSAVKASRGDGYSWRKYGQKQVKSPRGSRSYFRCTNSECSAKKIECSDLSSHTIETVYRSSHNHDPPQKVRDGRRRNLVKSAGIVAESEVVEHPVRMLTESDPYVASRERKNELPSSVPEREIEKANGFDAKDGIVAKQENDNNPGPKPRGKKNGLFRSSSPLKPGKKPKYVVHAAGDVGISADGYRWRKYGQKMVKGNPYPRNYYRCTSAGCPVRKQVETAIDNASAVTITYKGIHDHDKPVPKKRQGPPRARSIIAATPDSLHSTPIKKSDGLRNHASPMQWSVDSEGELSSQALDLGGEKAIESARTLLSIGFEIKPR
- the LOC115752626 gene encoding probable purine permease 5 isoform X1, whose protein sequence is MGTRMEEALPKKPPPTFWEPIFAARTMACKAYKSKPISHWILLLLSGGLMLTAFPASSLLARVYYTNGGTSKWIISWVAVAGWPLTALILFPTYFICKVSPTPLNLKLALSYLVLGFLSAADNLMYAYAYAYLPASTSSLLASSSLVFSALFGYFFVKNKLTMSMINGIVIITAAMVIIALDSNSDRYGNVTNSQYIMGFMWNILGSALHGLIFALSELVFIKYLGRRSFHVVLEQQVVVSSFAFILTTIGVALNHDFEGMANEARSFKGGKSSYYLVMIWGAITFQLGVLGGTAMLFLSSTVLTGVLNAVRVPLTGIAAVILLKDPMSGFKILSLVITFWGFGSYIYGSANVSSETS
- the LOC115752626 gene encoding probable purine permease 5 isoform X2, with the translated sequence MEEALPKKPPPTFWEPIFAARTMACKAYKSKPISHWILLLLSGGLMLTAFPASSLLARVYYTNGGTSKWIISWVAVAGWPLTALILFPTYFICKVSPTPLNLKLALSYLVLGFLSAADNLMYAYAYAYLPASTSSLLASSSLVFSALFGYFFVKNKLTMSMINGIVIITAAMVIIALDSNSDRYGNVTNSQYIMGFMWNILGSALHGLIFALSELVFIKYLGRRSFHVVLEQQVVVSSFAFILTTIGVALNHDFEGMANEARSFKGGKSSYYLVMIWGAITFQLGVLGGTAMLFLSSTVLTGVLNAVRVPLTGIAAVILLKDPMSGFKILSLVITFWGFGSYIYGSANVSSETS
- the LOC115752627 gene encoding eukaryotic translation initiation factor 5A; the encoded protein is MSDEEHHFESKADAGASKTYPQQAGTIRKNGYIVIKNRPCKVVEVSTSKTGKHGHAKCHFVGIDIFNGKKLEDIVPSSHNCDVPHVNRTDYQLIDISEDGFVSLLTENGNTKDDLRLPTDDNLLSQIKDGFGEGKDLVVSVMSAMGEEQICALKDIGPKN